GGGCGTCGCGCTTCGACTTCTGAGCCTCGCCGAAGATCCGCAGCATTGGGTAGCGACCGCCAAGCCGAACGGTGATCGCCGCGTCAGCGTCCCACGACAGCTGCAGCGCTTCGCTGAGCCGCAGTCCCGACAGCCAAAGGCCCCGCAGTAGCCGCTTCCAGAGCTCGGCGTCGCCCTTGCGCACGTTCGCGACCTTTGTCAGCATCCGCTCGTATTCCTCCGCGGTGATCGGCCGGCCGCGCATCGTGCGATCGCCCTTGGTGAGCTTGGGCATATCCACCCGCGGCGCCTTGGTGATCAGCGACCGACGCTCCGCCCAGCTGAACGCGGCGCGCAGCGATCGTAGATGGCTGGCTAGCGTGGTTTGCTTCATACCTCCGGCGAGCAGCTTGGCCTGAAACTGGCTCAGCACGTTCGAGTCGACGGTCGCGAGCAGCTTCGGCGAGACCACCCGCTCGAGGTGATTGGCGGCAGCCTCCCAAGCCGCGAGCGTCTTGCCCGACAGGGTCGCCATCTTCTCCTCTTCGTACCGTTCGCGGAACTCCGCCCAGGTCATGCGGCTCTGACGCTGGTAGCGGCCCTCGCGCAGCTCGGCCTCCCACTTCGCCGCGGCGCGCTCGGCGTCCCGACGGCGCGAGGTCTTGGCAGACTTCGCCACCTGCTTGCCGGTCACAGGGTCGACGTACCGCAGCACGAGGTTAGGTCGTGACTTGTATTTCACGACGTGGACTTTGATCTGGTCACTCATCTGGTGGGTCTCCAAAGGGTTAGGGGTGTCTCGGCATAGCGTTCGCATTGCTTTGCAAAACGAACCTAAGATTCCGAGGAGTCAAAACATGAAACTGCTGCTATCACTTGCCGCGCTGCTCCTTGGCGTCGCGCTATGCGGCGGCTGCTCAAAGTCGGAAGCGCCTGCTCCTAACGACACAACGAGCGGTTCTTCAAATCCGGTGACTGCCCCCGGAACGGGGGGGACGACTAGCGGACAGACGACGCCTGGCGGCGCTGCTCCGAGCAACTAGCTGTGCTCCGTATACCGCCACGATGAACGACTTCTAACCGATCCAGTTCGACGCTTCGTCTCAAGACTGCTCCTGGCTGGGACAAAATGAGGCGAACGTCAAGAGCGGGGAGTCGCCCTGAACCGGCTCTCCGCTTTTCCAATCCTGCCTCGCCGGTTGGCCGTTGCACTTTGGTCCAAGTCCCACCTCGCAACGGCCGCCGGCGAATTTTTTCTCTGCCCGGCAGCTGCAAACTTCTCGTGACAAATTCGCGGTTTTCTGCGATACAACTGCTCGCTTCCGCCGGCGGGCCGCTGTAGATCTCTCAGGCGAGTCTGTGGTGGCCGCCGGTGGTCGCACTCGGACTTCGGTCCCTCTCGATTCGCGGGCTTTTCCCAGGCTTTTCTGCTCGACGTCAACGAAAACGGGCTGATTCGGTCCCGGTTGGTCTGCACCGCTCACTGAGTGGCTTGGTCACCACGCTAAGTCGGATGGTCACAACCGCTTAGCTACGCTCGGCGGTCGTTTGGTCACCGGCACGAGAAACGTAGATACTCCAGGCCCGTTGGTCGATAATTCGCTTCATGGCCGCTAACCGATACTCTCCCGACGAATGGCAACTTCTGATGGCCGCTGAGGCTCGCATTGATACGGCGATGGCCAACCCGCCGGATGCGTTCGATCTCGCGAGCCTTGCACAAATCGCTCCTCTTGAGAGGATTCGAGTCGCTTCCTTTATGGCCTGACGTTCCGCAGCAATCCTTTTCTTGCGTCCAGTCCGACCCGCAGTAGTCGCACTTGTAGTAGACCAGCGACGGCCGAAGCGAAATGTCCTCCCAGGTGATCTCCGATTGCCGCGACATTGCGGAAATGAGCTCATACGAGACGGCAATCGCATAGGGATCGTTGTCGTGCTCACGGCCGCTGGCCATCGTGTCGACCTCCGACGTAGTCTCCCAAAGCAGCTTGAGTTCGGTTAGAACGCGCCCCGACGGCACCTCGATGATCCGATAGCGATCTTCAGTCGAAACGGTGACCGACGAACCGTCGGCGGCAACTTGTTCTACGGCATGGCCCTCACCTGGCTCATCGCCGAGCATCGTTTTCTTGCCAAACCACCGTGGCCAGTTCCTCGGCTCGTATTTATCGTCGCCCTGCGGCTCTGGTCCCAACGCTTCTAGCGCCTGGGCGTAGCTCTCCGGGCTATGGCTAAGAGATAAAGCCTCGCGACCGGCGGGGATTGGCACAGCTGCAAATGATGCTGCTTGGCCAACGGCTTCAGTAACAAACATATCAACTACCTTTCAGAGTCTGCCGCGGTGGAGGCGAGGTACAAAAGCCGGAGAGTACGCACAACGGCCGTCCCCAGGCCTCCAGCGGCACACCAAACGAGGAAATGAGATCGTTCAGTATGATTGGCGTGAGAGGCCGAACTCAGGAAGCGTGTTGTTTCTGCGCTGAGCGAAACGGGCGTTTATCCTCACTCTTCGGCTTAAACAGCTTCACCGTCTCAAACCGCTTAGCCGGGCCAGGTAGCAAGCGACCAAGCTTGAAACCCTGCGCACGGTGGTAGACCTTCCGTCGCACTTTGACGGTGTTCTCGTCAGCGTGTAGTCCGCTGCTGAAGTGGTGAACCTGATACGAGCGCTCGCGCGGATCGTCGGACAGACCGCGGTTGTCGAAGTTCAGTACTTTTCCGGTCTCGTAATCGACGGCTTCAATCCACTCGCCCTCTTGGCAGAAGACCTGCAGCGCCACTTGCTGGTGGGCGAAGCGTCGAGTGACAAACTCAGCGAACACCTTACCCGACGGACGTTCAACGAGTCGGCAAAGACCTTTAACCGACACGACGGCCTTCGCATCAGGCAGCAGTCGGGCGACCGTGAAACGTCCTTGTAAGACCTTGCCGCACGCGCCCCTCAGAGTGGCGGGAAGCTTGGAACCAGCAGCCATGAGTTGCTCTCCATGGCGCCGCTCGGATAGTCGCGAAAAGAAGCCGCCCCAGCGGGGCGATCGCCCCTATCACTGAGGCGACTCTGACAACCCGATGACGACGCGAAAAGACTGTAGGCCCGGTAATGCGGTTCAGAAGGAGCTATGAGACTCCCGCGCGTACCTTGCTCCGGGGCTACCCCCTTCACAGCTTGGCACGCACACACACTACCGGGCCTACGGTCTGACGAAACAGTCATCGAATTGTCCTCATAGATCGGCTTCTGACGGCCGGTCAGCGGTATGCTGACAGGGACAGTATGGACTGCCCCAATGCCCAGTGTCAATATTGCCTCGGCCGCGTTCCCCCTGCGATGGAGAGCACAGTGAAGAAAGACAACCACCCCCGGCACATCCAAATCACCGGGCGCCACATCCGCTGCGACACAATCGACGACCGCGAATTGTTGGCGCAAGCGAAGTCGATTGCTGAAGACCCCTCGGCCGCCGCCGGCATCTCTCTGGCTAACCTCTACGCCATTCGCGATACCTGTCAGCGGTACGCTCTCGGGAGGGCTCAGCGAGCATCGAAAATCGCGATCGACACTAGGTCGCCTACAGGGCCGCGGTAGCGTGACCTCGACTAAGGTGACTCCGCGGTCAGGCCGGCCGCTCCAATCGCACAGAGCGACGTGTCCGGCGTTCACTTTTCTACTCGACTGCCGTTTGGAGCTGGAATGTCGGAACTCATGCGAGCCATGATTGGTTGCATCACGATCACAACCGTCGTGATGGGGACACTGACGTTCATGATGCGATCTTGGCTGCTCAGGCGCCTGAAGGCTTCGCTCCGGTCCGAATTCCAAACCCGGCTCGACCAACTTCGCTCGGAAATGCGGGAGGAGTTCCGTCAACTGCGAGTTGAATCAGCGGAAACTGGACGACGTAACAGGCCGAAGTAAGTAGCCCTCTGGGTATCGCGTCGCCGTAACCCGTTGCCCTACAATGCTCGTCGCTCTGATACGGGATCAGGTGACCTTTTCCAGTCCAGCGGTGCCGAATGATTTGGCTCGACGCAACCCAACGCCATCACCTGCTTCGCATGGAGCCCGACGACAGCGTCATCGCATGGCGCATCAGGCTGCGTGCCCATACGGCTCTTGAGCTGATCGACAATGGCCCCGAGTCGTTCGTTGTCGGCCGCATGCTCGCCGACGAGATCCGTCGCCATGAAGTGACCGAATGGGGCGAGGAAGCATGGGACGTGGCCGACGCTGACAGCCAGGGCTGGGCTGATCTCTACAACTCGTTCCTTAATGCCGACGGCGATTTTGGTGTAGACGAACTCGATACCCTAGCGGACCCGATCGTCTTCCTTTACCGCTTCGACGTGCACCCTGACTTCGCCAACTGGAAGATGGCGGCACTGGACGCCTTTTGCCGGCTCTTTTCGACAGACGCGATCATCGTCGCTCTCTACCGCCAGGCGGAGTTGTCGCTAGAAGAGTTTAAGGCCGTTGGTTTCAACGTCTGGGAAGGCGTTGGGATCGAGCCGCCGATGGAAGCTCGCGAGATCCACGAGACTGCGGTCTGGATGTTAAGGGACAATAGCCTGATGACACCGCTGGCCGTGACGGACTACCCAAAGGAATGCCCGGACGCGACGCGTGAGCACCAGCGATGGGTGAGGGCGCTAAGTGAGAGGCAGGGCTAGGCGCGGCGGGTCCCGCTGGCTGGAGCAGCATGGGCCTTGGCGTGAGTGAGGGACAGTAGTAATGGCGCGGGGGAAGAAGGGAAAGCGAGCCGAGATTTGCGTATACTGCGATCGAGTTGCAGTCACTCGAGATCACGTGCCTCCCAAAGCCATATTCCCTAAGCCGCACCCCAGCACGCTTGTATCAGTTCCTTGCTGTCGAGCTTGCAATCAAGCATTCTCGGCGGACGACCAGTACTTCAGCGTCACTGTGCCGACCAGGCATGACGTTGAGGGAAACGAAGGCGCGTTACAAGTCATGCAAACCGGCCTCCGTGGTCTATTCAGGCCGGAAGCGAAGGGCTTTCGCACTGCAATCCTATCGAGATTGGAGACGGTCAATCTCGTAACACCATCGGGAATTTTTCTAGGTGAAGGGCTCAGAACTGAGGTCGACTACGAACGTCTTGACCGCGTTGTTCGAAGAACCGTCCGCGGGTTGTATTTTCGCGAATATCACGCGCGACTGCCGAAAACAACTCAAATTTCCGCCATGATTGACTCTTCATTCAACGAGGCAGAGGTAGCCGCAAGGAATGGGCGCGATAGAGTTGTCGATTGGCTCCGGGAGTGTCCTCCAAGGGTGATTCAAGCCGGCGTCTTTCATTACTGGCATCGCCTAGATAATGACTCCCCGGAGAACGGCGCCTGGCTGTTGGTGTTCTACGACCGAGTCTGGTATTTAGTGACGACGGCTTCCAGTGAGCGAAAACAGTAATGCCTAATGACCATTCAGCGCCGGATCGATTCGTGATCCGCCGTAGCTTTTCATCGGAAAAAGACTTCGTTATCGAACTAACGAAAGAAGAGTTCACATCGCTCCACGCGGCAAAGAAAGGCGTCTTCGTTGCGCTGGACGTCGAAGAGAAGTACAGCTATATCGTCGGCAATTTTCGCGAGTTTGAACTTGCTCTATTGGAACACTCCCTCGACGGCTTGCTTCGGTTCGAGACCGAATGGAGTCACTTGGCCGGAAACATCCATCGATTCAATCGCCTGCTCGTCAACTTCCTGACAGCGTGCCGGCTTTACCATGACCAAGTAGACCGAGAGATATGTCAGATCTTTGGGCATGAGTCATCTGAACGTGCAAAGCTGAAAGCGGCTCGCAACGAAGAATTTGACGCTAGTGCGTCGTACAGAGTCATGGAGGGCCTGCGCAACTACCTCCAGCATCGCGGATTGCCTCTGCGTCGGGTCAACATGGATATGTTCCGAAACCCTGACGCTCCGTCTGACACCGAATGGAGGTCAATTCCGTACCTTGATGGTCCTGCGCTTGTGGCGGACGGGGGCTTCAAAAAGCAAATCGCCGATGATCTAACATCGCTGGGCAAGCGTGTAGATGTGCGCCGACTTACACGTGATTACTTTCAGTCGATGGCTCGCATTCACCAGCTCGTGCGATCTCTAATCAAGAGCCAAGTAACTATTTGGGTCGAAGAGGTGCTAAGGGGGTTACAGCGTTACGAAGATAAATATCAGCACCGGAAGCACGTTGAGGTAGCGTCGCTCGCGGACGGTAAGTTGGTCGAGCGGTTTGCCATCTTTGAGGAGCCAATCAAAGAACTCAATTCTCTCAATAAAACACTAACTGCAGCCGCAAACATATCTGAGCACTTCGTCAGCAGCCGCCTGTGCCGATCTGGGCCGAGCGTTGAGGAGATTGAAAGAATCGCTGATGAGCGACGATGGGAGCAACTCCACCGTTGGCACGGAAATTTAGGCACGGATTAACACGCCGGCGGTAGCGAAACGAGTAACGACGAGTTTGGGGTTGCGGTTGAACAGCAAGTTTCTTGTGCAAATCGCCTGATCATCAATCAGGTGGCCGACCATTCGCTCGGCAGTCAACAACTATTCGTGAAGAGACGCAAAATTCTTTTTAAGGATTAAGCCACCCCCTCTGTCCAGAAGGAATTGAAATGGAATCCGGAGCGTCCGCCAACAACACGGGTAATCCCATAGGTGGGGGTGAAGGCTACACACGACGCGTAGACCCTGCTCAATCGCAGGTGGTACGGACGTTAGATGAACTCGCAGACGCTCTGCATGCGGCCGATGGCACGCCGCAGATCATTTACGTCGATGATGCAGCAACAATCGAAATCCCTTGGGCGCTAAAAATTCCAGCCAACGTCACCCTAGCTAGCGGACGTGGACTGAATAACTCGAAGGGAGCTTTGCTGACTCGCACGCACGACTTAGAAGACAAGCAGCTTCTTATTGTTGATGGCCCCAGTGTTCGAATCACTGGTATTCGCGTTTGGGGCAGGGATGAGAAAACTGCAGAGTCGCCACGCTCGCGGATTGGGGTTATTAACCAAGAATACGACCGTTTGGAGATAGACAACTGTGAACTTTACGGTTGGACACATGCAGCGATCTTTCTCGGCGGTTTGGATACGATTGGGCCGACAGCCAGCGCTGAGATTCACCATTGCCACATCCACCACAACCAGAAAGATGGCAACGGTTACGGAATCGCCCACAGCAAAGCGCAATCGATCATCGTAGCAAATCGTTTTGAACGAAACCGACATCACATCCAATCAACTGGAACGGCTGGGTCAAATTACACTGCTTCCTTTAACACGTTCCACGCCCGTGGACACAAGACCAATTCCACTGCATGTGACGTGCATGGCGGGTACGACCGACGAGACCAGTCCGATCAAGCCGGCGACCAGTTCGCAATTCAATACAACGATTTCAATGTCCCGAATAGTGATTCCGAACCCGGTGATACGCCGCTGCCGTCAGCGGCGTTCTACCCGCGCGGCAGGCCAAGCAGTGGAGCAGTGTTCTCGAATAATGCCTGCTATGGGTATCGTCAACCTGAGGATGCAATTCGACAGCGATTTCATTTTGGGAACGTTGAAGCTTACAGGAACGAGTTCAACTCACTTAAGCCAGGTTGGTTCGTATCTTGGGGAGGGCGAAGTCCCTGGCTTCGCATTTTCACACCTGGTGATAATCTCGTTGATCCTGGGCAAGCTGCATTCGGCCGGTTTGCGTCCTTTCCTGACCGTCGTCCAAATTGTCAACTATTTGTACGTGGCGAGCGCGTGTCATCTAGTAGCGAGGCGCACTACTGGTGGTGCCTGAGATTTCGTCCCGATTCAGGTGCGTTTGACGATCGCATCAGGTTAGATCTCCACAGTTCGCCTTACCCGGTAGCCGATTTTCTTTTTGGCGACTTCATGGCCGCGGGGTCCACGGGGATACTCAAACTACAAAATGATCGTTTCTATATCACGACGTCATTGAGGCAATGGGATTATGTCAGCCCCGTAGGATTCTCTGTGGGAGTAGATCGCTCCCAGCTTCAAGTCGCTAACGTCGACCTTGATGGGTACACGCGGGTCGTGAAAACGGAGCCTAATTCCACAAACGGCTGCACAAAGATCATGACCTGGAGTTCCGACAACAC
This sequence is a window from Lacipirellula parvula. Protein-coding genes within it:
- a CDS encoding right-handed parallel beta-helix repeat-containing protein, with the protein product MESGASANNTGNPIGGGEGYTRRVDPAQSQVVRTLDELADALHAADGTPQIIYVDDAATIEIPWALKIPANVTLASGRGLNNSKGALLTRTHDLEDKQLLIVDGPSVRITGIRVWGRDEKTAESPRSRIGVINQEYDRLEIDNCELYGWTHAAIFLGGLDTIGPTASAEIHHCHIHHNQKDGNGYGIAHSKAQSIIVANRFERNRHHIQSTGTAGSNYTASFNTFHARGHKTNSTACDVHGGYDRRDQSDQAGDQFAIQYNDFNVPNSDSEPGDTPLPSAAFYPRGRPSSGAVFSNNACYGYRQPEDAIRQRFHFGNVEAYRNEFNSLKPGWFVSWGGRSPWLRIFTPGDNLVDPGQAAFGRFASFPDRRPNCQLFVRGERVSSSSEAHYWWCLRFRPDSGAFDDRIRLDLHSSPYPVADFLFGDFMAAGSTGILKLQNDRFYITTSLRQWDYVSPVGFSVGVDRSQLQVANVDLDGYTRVVKTEPNSTNGCTKIMTWSSDNTAADGPRNDSQWKLLFEDPSLPSINDIAFADWYGDRISHAMWSDGNEWKAHWSTRPSSKTATLKKWDRPYPLSDLGVGRFFHDRIADVFRIDGNDWLVSRGAREDWIKINTVHATYKPSDFYFVDLDGDGITDILRFGIDERI
- a CDS encoding tyrosine-type recombinase/integrase; its protein translation is MSDQIKVHVVKYKSRPNLVLRYVDPVTGKQVAKSAKTSRRRDAERAAAKWEAELREGRYQRQSRMTWAEFRERYEEEKMATLSGKTLAAWEAAANHLERVVSPKLLATVDSNVLSQFQAKLLAGGMKQTTLASHLRSLRAAFSWAERRSLITKAPRVDMPKLTKGDRTMRGRPITAEEYERMLTKVANVRKGDAELWKRLLRGLWLSGLRLSEALQLSWDADAAITVRLGGRYPMLRIFGEAQKSKRDALLPIAPEFGEFLLAVPEAERSGLVFGIEGLVRGKPIDTQRASRIVAKIGEEALVVVDPNVVRLRVHKKTGAVTKVPKCATAHDLRRAFGTRWSKRVMPVMLQRLMRHASIETTMRYYVEHNADDISADLWNWQGNVSGSIPPETPTAATSAAASEERKSLQSNEL